One window of Corynebacterium accolens genomic DNA carries:
- a CDS encoding histidine phosphatase family protein produces MTRTIVHLVRHGEVHNPGKILYGRIPGYHLSSRGHSMAARTAESFRDHDVTYLAASPLQRAQETARPIAQVTGLNVDVDKTLIESGNQFEGLRTKGLRSALWNPRHWPKMVNPLEPSWGEAYEGIAERMLGAVDRAYTAAEGHEAVLVSHQLPIVMVQRTVLGQRLPHAPWNRECALASVTSLLFEDNQVTDIFYSSPAQEI; encoded by the coding sequence ATGACACGCACCATCGTTCACCTCGTGCGCCATGGCGAGGTACACAACCCAGGAAAGATCCTGTACGGGCGCATCCCGGGCTACCACCTATCCTCGCGCGGGCATTCCATGGCCGCGCGGACGGCGGAAAGCTTCCGCGATCATGATGTGACCTATTTGGCGGCCTCGCCGCTGCAGCGCGCGCAGGAAACGGCGCGGCCGATTGCGCAGGTAACGGGGCTAAATGTGGACGTCGATAAGACGCTCATTGAGTCCGGCAACCAATTCGAGGGCCTGCGCACCAAGGGTTTGCGCTCGGCGCTGTGGAATCCGCGGCACTGGCCCAAGATGGTCAACCCGCTGGAGCCGTCGTGGGGCGAGGCGTATGAGGGCATCGCCGAGCGCATGCTCGGTGCGGTCGACCGCGCGTATACCGCGGCAGAAGGCCACGAGGCCGTGCTGGTGAGCCACCAGCTGCCCATCGTGATGGTGCAGCGCACGGTGCTGGGCCAGCGCCTGCCGCATGCGCCGTGGAATCGCGAGTGCGCGCTGGCTTCGGTAACCTCGCTGCTTTTTGAGGATAACCAGGTCACCGATATCTTCTATTCCTCGCCGGCGCAGGAGATTTAA
- a CDS encoding TlpA disulfide reductase family protein, with product MARTRTRAATRVVAAALSITALTLTACTQDAENAQNAVATGGEFEFISPGGEREIHYEEADRKPLRSFSGADVRDTDKTISLDDYEGEVVVLNSWGQWCAPCRAEADDLQAVHAELQKRDLGTVLGINVRDYNPQVSNDFLDDNGLEYPSIYDPPFKTAAALGGVPTSVVPTTIVLDKQHRPATVFLRSITTDDVMDVVDKLEKE from the coding sequence ATGGCACGCACACGCACCCGTGCGGCAACGCGCGTTGTGGCAGCCGCGCTTTCTATAACCGCCCTGACCTTGACCGCCTGCACGCAGGACGCCGAAAACGCGCAGAACGCGGTGGCCACCGGCGGCGAATTCGAATTCATCTCCCCGGGCGGGGAGCGGGAAATCCACTACGAGGAAGCCGATAGGAAACCGCTGCGCAGCTTCAGCGGCGCGGATGTCCGCGATACGGATAAGACCATTTCCTTGGATGACTACGAGGGCGAAGTCGTGGTCTTGAATTCCTGGGGCCAGTGGTGCGCGCCGTGCCGCGCCGAGGCCGATGACCTGCAGGCAGTGCACGCAGAGCTGCAAAAACGCGACCTGGGCACGGTCCTAGGCATCAATGTGCGCGACTATAACCCGCAGGTATCCAATGACTTCTTGGACGATAACGGCTTGGAGTACCCCTCCATCTATGACCCGCCGTTTAAGACGGCCGCGGCGCTCGGCGGCGTGCCTACGTCCGTGGTGCCGACCACGATCGTCTTGGATAAACAACACCGCCCGGCTACCGTTTTCTTGCGGTCCATCACCACCGATGACGTGATGGATGTTGTGGATAAGTTAGAAAAGGAATAA
- a CDS encoding cytochrome c biogenesis CcdA family protein produces the protein MDYAANIGGQFAEAATSGPLILGILAAALAGLVSFASPCVIPLVPGYISYLASVVGGEVSYDEKLGVGVGKRRQWAVVLAAALFILGFTVVFVLATVSVFGAISALTLNADTLMRVGGGVTILMGVVFLGAIPALQKDTRLAPKRWTTWLGAPLLGGVFALGWTPCLGPTLAAIVSISAGTEGVTAARGALLIVGYCLGLGLPFLLVALGSARAMRTISWARKHSRTIQIIGGVAMILVGLALVTGLWGEFISYIQKWTVDYGATLI, from the coding sequence ATGGATTACGCAGCAAATATCGGCGGCCAGTTTGCCGAAGCTGCCACCTCCGGCCCGTTGATCCTCGGCATCCTCGCCGCGGCTCTGGCGGGTCTTGTCAGCTTTGCCAGCCCCTGCGTCATCCCGCTGGTGCCCGGCTATATCTCTTACCTCGCCAGCGTGGTTGGCGGTGAGGTGAGCTATGACGAGAAGCTGGGGGTGGGCGTCGGCAAGCGCAGGCAATGGGCCGTCGTGCTGGCGGCAGCACTGTTCATCTTGGGCTTTACCGTGGTCTTTGTGCTGGCGACGGTCTCGGTCTTTGGCGCGATTTCCGCGCTCACGCTCAACGCCGATACGCTGATGCGCGTGGGCGGTGGCGTCACCATCTTGATGGGCGTGGTTTTCCTGGGCGCGATTCCGGCGCTACAGAAAGACACCCGCCTGGCGCCGAAGCGCTGGACAACGTGGCTGGGAGCGCCGCTGTTGGGCGGCGTGTTTGCGCTGGGCTGGACGCCGTGCCTGGGACCCACGCTGGCGGCGATTGTGTCCATTTCCGCCGGCACCGAAGGCGTGACCGCCGCCCGCGGCGCCCTGCTTATCGTGGGCTATTGCCTGGGCCTTGGCCTGCCGTTCCTGCTGGTGGCGCTGGGGTCCGCGCGGGCGATGCGCACCATTTCGTGGGCCCGCAAGCATTCGCGCACCATTCAGATCATTGGCGGCGTGGCGATGATCCTCGTGGGCCTTGCTCTGGTTACCGGCCTGTGGGGCGAGTTTATTTCCTATATCCAGAAATGGACCGTGGACTACGGCGCAACCCTCATTTAG
- a CDS encoding cytochrome c biogenesis protein ResB, giving the protein MKYIRKAWRWLTSMRTALALLFLLALAAIPGSLLPQRDLNEQNVQEFIESNGTVAEIYDKLQLFDVFSSIWFQAIFLLLAVSLIGCIIPRSIDHYKAWRTQPTRAPKYLHRLPLSAEGHSDKSEEELSAEIHKRLKRWRVAEYAPDKDRAGVHAFSAERGYGRELANLIFHVALVAILVTVAAGRLVNYEGQVIVVTESGSQGGNTSLEQSTEFCNTSTSNFDSFRAGPLFDGTGLHPFCMTAHDFTAKYLPNGQAEMFTSNVSYAEGDDIYKDSSEWKDYELKVNHPLRLAQNRVYLQGHGYAPTVTVEWPDGEKRTQTIQFQPTDTTFFLSSGVLRFDPPAGMYPDLFERRQNQLAIQGLFAPTAEWSGENGKLLQSSHPGLNDPALAVDIYRGDAGLDTGTPQSLFSLDTSLVHSGQLQKIDRVNLSQGDDVTLDDGTKITFNGANEFANYQVSYDPFQKWVLASALIMLVSLVASLMIKRRRVYIRLRPDSAGGTTIEMGGLARTDRAGWSEEFHELHRALLELPDPDEVEEDKLYTDD; this is encoded by the coding sequence GTGAAATATATCCGCAAAGCCTGGCGCTGGCTTACCAGCATGCGCACTGCGCTGGCCCTGCTTTTCTTGCTGGCGCTCGCCGCCATCCCCGGCTCCCTCTTGCCGCAGCGCGACCTGAACGAGCAGAACGTGCAGGAGTTCATCGAATCCAATGGCACCGTAGCGGAAATCTACGATAAGCTGCAGCTTTTTGATGTCTTTTCCTCCATCTGGTTCCAAGCCATCTTCCTGCTGTTGGCGGTCTCGCTCATCGGCTGCATCATTCCGCGCTCCATCGATCACTACAAGGCGTGGCGCACTCAACCCACGCGCGCGCCGAAGTACCTGCACCGCCTGCCGCTGAGCGCCGAGGGGCATTCGGATAAGAGCGAGGAAGAACTCAGCGCGGAGATCCACAAGCGCCTGAAAAGGTGGCGCGTGGCCGAGTACGCCCCGGATAAGGATCGCGCCGGGGTGCACGCCTTTTCGGCCGAGCGCGGCTACGGCCGCGAGCTGGCCAACCTCATTTTCCACGTCGCGCTGGTGGCTATTCTGGTCACCGTGGCCGCTGGCCGCCTGGTCAACTACGAGGGCCAGGTCATCGTGGTGACGGAGTCCGGCTCGCAGGGCGGCAATACCTCGCTGGAGCAGTCCACGGAGTTTTGTAATACCTCCACCTCGAACTTTGACTCCTTCCGAGCAGGGCCGCTTTTCGATGGCACCGGGCTCCACCCCTTCTGCATGACCGCGCACGACTTCACCGCGAAGTACCTGCCCAATGGCCAGGCGGAGATGTTTACCTCCAACGTTTCTTATGCGGAGGGCGACGATATTTATAAAGATTCTTCCGAATGGAAGGACTACGAGCTCAAGGTCAACCACCCGCTGCGTCTGGCACAAAACCGCGTCTACCTGCAGGGCCACGGCTATGCGCCGACGGTGACGGTGGAGTGGCCGGATGGGGAAAAGCGCACGCAGACCATCCAGTTCCAGCCCACTGACACGACCTTCTTCCTGTCTTCGGGCGTGCTGCGCTTTGACCCGCCTGCGGGCATGTACCCGGATCTTTTCGAGCGCCGCCAAAACCAACTGGCCATCCAGGGCCTTTTCGCCCCGACGGCCGAGTGGAGCGGTGAGAATGGCAAGCTTTTGCAGTCTTCCCACCCGGGCCTCAACGATCCGGCGCTGGCGGTTGATATCTACCGCGGCGATGCTGGCCTCGATACCGGTACGCCGCAGTCGCTCTTCTCGCTGGACACAAGCCTCGTGCACTCCGGGCAGCTGCAGAAGATCGACCGCGTGAACCTGAGCCAGGGCGATGACGTCACGCTTGACGATGGCACCAAGATCACCTTCAACGGCGCCAATGAGTTTGCTAATTACCAGGTCTCCTATGACCCATTCCAGAAGTGGGTGCTGGCATCCGCGCTGATCATGTTGGTATCCCTGGTGGCCTCATTGATGATTAAGCGCCGCCGCGTCTATATTCGCCTGCGGCCGGATTCCGCCGGCGGCACCACCATCGAGATGGGTGGTCTCGCCCGCACCGACCGCGCCGGCTGGTCCGAGGAATTCCACGAGCTGCACCGCGCGCTCTTGGAGCTTCCGGATCCAGATGAGGTGGAAGAAGACAAACTCTATACTGATGATTGA
- the ccsB gene encoding c-type cytochrome biogenesis protein CcsB has protein sequence MQIDQNLSNFSDLAVQTAFVVYCVALFMSLLYYGRIRSLIEARRAGRSEASKVLVGAGAEAGATTAPAAGAGTGSDAATGTDAASANTDYEAEAASAAASSSEDKVAEKERKLDKLGGMTTSLMWVGIALHAAAIVLRGLATGRFPFGNLYEYVLMVCFGVLLVGNIAMQRKEWRTVWPWILTPVLALMFYGSTKLYADSAPVVPALQSHWLPIHVTVVSLGASIGIVSGIASLLSLLRLWQPKDAERGFFGALAYPLPSAAKIDRLAYRLGVITLPTLGLGIILGAIWAESAWGRPWGWDPKETVSFATWILYAAYLHARATPAFRKAAPWINILATAVMIFNLFFINMVVSGLHSYAGLN, from the coding sequence TTGCAGATCGATCAGAATCTGTCGAACTTCTCGGATCTCGCGGTGCAGACCGCATTCGTGGTGTACTGCGTCGCGCTATTTATGTCGCTGTTGTATTACGGCCGCATTCGCAGCCTCATCGAGGCGCGCCGCGCGGGCCGCTCGGAGGCGTCCAAGGTATTGGTCGGCGCTGGAGCCGAGGCTGGCGCCACGACTGCTCCCGCGGCCGGAGCTGGGACTGGCTCTGACGCTGCAACCGGCACGGACGCGGCATCTGCCAACACCGATTACGAAGCTGAGGCCGCCTCTGCGGCCGCCAGCTCGAGCGAGGATAAAGTCGCGGAGAAGGAACGCAAGCTGGATAAGCTCGGCGGCATGACCACCTCGCTGATGTGGGTTGGCATTGCTTTGCACGCCGCGGCAATCGTCCTGCGCGGGCTGGCCACGGGCCGTTTCCCGTTTGGCAACCTCTACGAATACGTATTGATGGTGTGCTTCGGCGTGCTGCTGGTGGGAAATATCGCCATGCAGCGCAAGGAATGGCGCACGGTCTGGCCGTGGATCCTTACCCCGGTGCTGGCGCTGATGTTTTACGGTTCCACCAAGCTTTATGCGGATTCCGCACCGGTGGTGCCGGCGCTGCAATCGCACTGGCTGCCCATTCACGTCACGGTGGTGTCCTTGGGCGCGTCCATCGGCATCGTGTCCGGCATCGCCTCGCTTTTGAGCCTGTTGCGCCTGTGGCAGCCAAAGGACGCCGAACGCGGCTTCTTTGGCGCGCTGGCTTATCCGCTGCCGTCCGCGGCGAAGATTGACCGCCTGGCATACCGCTTGGGCGTTATCACCCTGCCCACCTTGGGCCTAGGCATCATCTTGGGCGCCATTTGGGCAGAATCCGCGTGGGGCCGGCCTTGGGGCTGGGACCCGAAGGAAACCGTGTCTTTTGCCACTTGGATCCTCTATGCGGCCTACCTGCACGCCCGTGCGACCCCGGCCTTCCGCAAGGCCGCGCCGTGGATCAACATCTTGGCTACAGCCGTGATGATCTTCAACCTCTTCTTCATCAATATGGTGGTCTCCGGCCTACACTCCTATGCGGGGCTGAACTAA
- a CDS encoding helix-turn-helix domain-containing protein: MATNHSPRNKQGKPAGDNELILGLGAQIAQRRRELGIVQQQLADAAQVSRSTLHTIEHGGAGVRWEKVIAVAEALGLEMRFVPKD; the protein is encoded by the coding sequence ATGGCCACCAACCATAGCCCGCGCAATAAACAGGGAAAGCCCGCCGGCGATAACGAGCTCATCTTGGGCTTGGGCGCGCAGATTGCGCAGCGGCGGCGGGAGTTGGGCATCGTCCAGCAGCAGCTTGCCGATGCCGCCCAAGTCTCCCGCTCCACCCTCCACACCATCGAACACGGTGGGGCAGGCGTGCGGTGGGAAAAGGTTATCGCCGTGGCAGAAGCGCTGGGCTTAGAGATGCGTTTCGTGCCAAAGGATTAA
- a CDS encoding DUF4229 domain-containing protein: protein MTHNPEPPKPDPELRRRSRKALWKYGLARVVLFIALTAVIELLAVGIGFPIPVLVAALLALFVALPLSMLIFKNWRIEATQTLAEYSAQRKAHKQWVQAELEGRAEA from the coding sequence ATGACGCACAACCCTGAGCCACCAAAACCGGACCCCGAACTGCGCCGTCGCTCCCGCAAGGCGCTATGGAAATACGGGCTCGCGCGCGTGGTGCTTTTTATCGCGCTCACCGCGGTCATCGAGCTGCTGGCGGTAGGGATTGGTTTCCCCATCCCCGTCCTCGTGGCAGCGCTCCTAGCCCTTTTTGTTGCCCTGCCGCTATCGATGCTGATCTTTAAAAACTGGCGCATCGAGGCCACACAGACGCTGGCGGAATACTCCGCGCAGCGCAAGGCGCATAAGCAGTGGGTGCAGGCCGAATTGGAAGGCCGCGCGGAGGCCTAG
- a CDS encoding 1,4-dihydroxy-2-naphthoate polyprenyltransferase: protein MVAMTSSAGNYSATAQDWINGARPHTWANAFAPVVAGTGAAFGISGGHIGRAMLALIVAWALIIGVNYANDYSDGIRGTDADRTGPQRLTGSGLAQPSHVKYAAFGCFAVAGLAGIILSLAAGAWWLILIGALCIAGAWFYTGGKNPYGYRGLGEVAVFVFFGLVAVLGTEFTQSGHISWTGLALAIGIGAMSSGVNLVNNIRDIPSDAEAGKITLAVRLGNKNARLLFTGLLLLPFMLTIAVAFGSWLALAGLVYFPFALRAVRTVNRGATGAELIPVLGLTGRAMLIWAVIEAIAVALV, encoded by the coding sequence ATGGTGGCTATGACTTCATCAGCCGGTAATTATTCCGCTACCGCACAGGATTGGATCAATGGCGCCCGCCCGCATACGTGGGCCAACGCCTTCGCACCCGTTGTCGCAGGTACGGGCGCGGCCTTCGGCATTAGCGGCGGGCATATCGGCCGCGCGATGCTCGCGCTCATCGTGGCGTGGGCGCTTATCATCGGCGTGAACTATGCCAACGACTATTCCGATGGCATCCGCGGCACCGATGCTGACCGCACCGGCCCGCAACGGCTGACCGGCAGCGGCCTCGCGCAGCCTAGCCACGTGAAATACGCCGCCTTTGGCTGCTTCGCCGTCGCTGGCTTGGCCGGAATCATCCTGTCCCTGGCCGCTGGTGCCTGGTGGCTCATCCTCATCGGTGCGCTGTGCATCGCCGGCGCGTGGTTTTATACCGGCGGCAAGAACCCCTACGGTTACCGCGGCCTGGGCGAGGTCGCCGTCTTCGTCTTCTTTGGCCTCGTCGCCGTGCTCGGCACCGAATTTACCCAATCCGGCCACATTTCCTGGACGGGCCTAGCCCTGGCCATCGGCATCGGCGCCATGAGCTCCGGGGTGAACCTGGTCAATAATATCCGCGATATCCCCTCCGATGCCGAGGCCGGCAAGATCACCCTCGCGGTGCGGCTGGGCAATAAGAACGCCCGCCTGCTCTTTACCGGCCTGCTGCTTTTGCCCTTCATGCTCACCATCGCGGTTGCCTTCGGCAGCTGGCTCGCGCTCGCCGGTCTGGTCTACTTCCCGTTTGCACTCCGCGCGGTGCGCACCGTCAATCGCGGCGCCACCGGCGCCGAGCTCATCCCCGTGTTGGGGCTTACCGGGCGCGCCATGCTCATCTGGGCAGTCATCGAGGCCATCGCCGTCGCCCTCGTCTAG
- the menE gene encoding o-succinylbenzoate--CoA ligase, whose amino-acid sequence MTILAPLPVDPHDPAAILPDLESAIAGRSCFLPLPLADATRATLLRNSQRAGEPIAEDIALVVSTSGSTGTPKGAQLTPANLVASADATHQVLGGPGQWLLAMPAHHIAGIQVLVRSLVAGVDPLCLDLSEGFNISAFARAAAELSRTGDRTYTALTPLQLAKAMDVAEGIDALQSFDAILVGGAAIHPRLHAAAADQGITITTTYGSSETAGGCVYDGRPLPGTTARVQDGRILLGGPTIAQGYRNAPSHEAFPGNGWFATSDAGVIKDGILTVTGRLDNVIDSGGLKLHPDVLEREILRVPGVDEACVVGIPHPRLGQAIVAAYTGDAELGDIFEALEDAELPRWQLPKDLKRLADFPTTGPGKVDRQAVAALFSA is encoded by the coding sequence GTGACTATCCTCGCCCCCTTGCCCGTCGATCCGCACGATCCCGCGGCCATCCTGCCGGACCTCGAATCCGCCATTGCCGGCAGGTCCTGCTTTTTGCCGCTGCCGCTTGCCGATGCCACCCGCGCCACCCTCCTGCGCAATTCCCAGCGCGCCGGTGAGCCCATCGCCGAGGATATCGCGCTCGTGGTCTCCACCTCCGGGTCCACCGGCACCCCAAAGGGCGCGCAATTAACGCCGGCCAACCTGGTCGCCAGCGCCGATGCCACCCACCAGGTCCTCGGCGGCCCTGGGCAATGGCTCTTAGCGATGCCCGCCCACCACATCGCCGGCATCCAGGTCCTCGTCCGCTCCCTAGTGGCCGGGGTGGATCCGCTCTGCCTCGATCTCAGCGAAGGCTTTAATATCTCTGCCTTCGCCCGCGCCGCCGCGGAGCTCTCCCGCACCGGCGACCGCACCTACACCGCGCTCACCCCGCTGCAGCTGGCCAAGGCCATGGATGTGGCGGAGGGCATCGATGCGCTCCAGAGTTTCGATGCCATCTTGGTGGGCGGTGCCGCCATCCACCCGCGCCTGCACGCCGCGGCCGCGGACCAGGGCATCACTATCACCACCACCTACGGTTCCTCCGAGACCGCCGGCGGCTGCGTCTACGATGGCCGCCCCCTGCCTGGAACGACCGCCCGCGTCCAGGACGGCCGCATCTTGCTCGGCGGGCCCACCATCGCGCAGGGCTACCGCAATGCCCCAAGCCACGAGGCGTTTCCCGGAAACGGGTGGTTCGCCACTTCCGATGCCGGTGTCATCAAAGACGGCATCCTCACCGTCACCGGGCGCCTCGATAATGTCATCGACTCCGGCGGGTTGAAGCTGCACCCAGACGTCTTGGAACGCGAGATCCTCCGGGTGCCCGGTGTTGACGAGGCGTGCGTCGTCGGCATCCCGCACCCGCGGCTGGGCCAGGCCATCGTGGCCGCCTATACCGGTGATGCCGAACTTGGCGATATCTTCGAGGCCCTCGAAGACGCCGAACTCCCCCGCTGGCAGCTGCCTAAGGACTTAAAGCGCCTCGCGGACTTTCCCACCACCGGCCCTGGCAAGGTCGACCGCCAGGCCGTCGCCGCCCTCTTTAGCGCCTAA
- a CDS encoding 1,4-dihydroxy-2-naphthoyl-CoA synthase: protein MSEQKKYSTENPFREELWRPVEGFGDLTDVTYHRLAADGRKNGIVRIAIDRPEVRNAFRPHTVDELYRTLDHARRTPDVGTILLTGNGPSQKDGGWAFCSGGDQRIRGRSGYRYATEHAHDDATADESSVDEARAKVEGGRLHILEVQRLIRTMPKVVIAVVNGWAAGGGHSLHVVCDMTVASRQEARFKQTDADVGSFDAGYGSAYLAKMVGQKFAREIFFLGRTYDAQRMYEMGAVNEVADHGELEDAAIRMGQEINMKSPTAQRMLKFAFNLTDDGLMGQQVFAGEATRLAYMTDEAVEGKQSFLDKREPNWDEFPYYY, encoded by the coding sequence ATGAGCGAGCAGAAGAAATACAGCACCGAAAATCCGTTCCGTGAGGAATTGTGGCGCCCGGTTGAGGGCTTTGGGGATCTCACGGACGTCACCTACCACCGTCTGGCGGCGGACGGTCGGAAGAATGGGATTGTGCGCATCGCCATCGACAGGCCGGAGGTGCGCAATGCCTTCCGGCCGCACACCGTGGATGAGCTGTATCGCACTTTGGATCACGCCCGCCGCACCCCGGATGTGGGCACGATCTTGCTTACTGGCAATGGGCCATCGCAAAAGGATGGCGGCTGGGCGTTTTGTTCCGGCGGTGACCAGCGCATTCGTGGGCGCTCGGGGTATCGCTATGCCACCGAGCATGCCCACGATGATGCCACGGCGGATGAATCCAGCGTCGATGAGGCCCGCGCCAAGGTTGAAGGCGGCCGCCTGCACATCCTAGAGGTCCAGCGCCTTATCCGCACCATGCCCAAGGTGGTTATCGCCGTGGTCAATGGGTGGGCCGCCGGTGGCGGGCACTCGCTGCACGTGGTCTGCGACATGACCGTGGCCTCCCGCCAGGAGGCACGCTTTAAGCAGACGGACGCGGACGTCGGATCCTTCGATGCGGGCTATGGCTCGGCCTACCTGGCCAAGATGGTGGGCCAGAAATTCGCCCGCGAGATCTTCTTTCTGGGCCGCACTTACGATGCCCAGCGCATGTATGAGATGGGCGCGGTCAATGAGGTCGCGGACCACGGCGAGCTCGAGGACGCCGCCATCCGCATGGGCCAGGAAATCAACATGAAATCCCCCACCGCCCAGCGCATGCTGAAATTCGCGTTCAACCTCACCGATGATGGCCTGATGGGCCAGCAGGTCTTCGCCGGCGAGGCCACCCGCCTGGCCTATATGACCGATGAGGCCGTCGAGGGCAAGCAGTCCTTCTTGGACAAGCGCGAGCCCAACTGGGACGAGTTCCCCTATTACTACTAA
- a CDS encoding DIP1984 family protein, with translation MLLAEALAERAQAQDRLNELRERLLSVVRVQEGDTPDEDPAELLRELEGITGRIDKLVQAINATNVATDFDGEKNLMQALALRDGLVRTRRIYHDLAQAAGARQDRYSRAEIKFVATLPVAELRKRVDDLSKQYRELDTRIQQLNWNTELITS, from the coding sequence ATGTTACTGGCAGAGGCATTAGCAGAGCGCGCGCAGGCGCAGGATCGGCTCAATGAGCTGCGCGAGCGCCTGCTCTCCGTCGTGCGCGTGCAGGAGGGCGATACCCCGGACGAGGATCCGGCCGAGCTTTTGCGCGAGTTGGAGGGCATTACTGGGCGCATCGATAAGCTCGTGCAGGCCATCAATGCCACAAACGTGGCCACTGATTTTGATGGCGAGAAGAACTTGATGCAGGCACTGGCGCTTCGCGATGGCCTCGTGCGCACCCGCCGCATCTACCACGACCTCGCCCAGGCCGCGGGCGCGCGCCAGGATCGCTACTCCCGCGCGGAGATTAAGTTCGTGGCCACGCTGCCGGTAGCAGAACTGCGCAAACGGGTCGATGACCTGTCCAAGCAGTACCGGGAGCTTGATACCCGCATCCAGCAGTTGAACTGGAATACGGAACTGATAACTTCATAG
- the cas2 gene encoding CRISPR-associated endonuclease Cas2: MPAKDSEPMWCVVMFDLPVKSKKQTSEANKFRNHLLDLGFCRSQLSVYVQYFPLSSRIASTVKQIKTALPEGGDIRIISVTDNQWAKAIRFSKAEPAGVEEKPSQLVIF, translated from the coding sequence ATGCCAGCGAAGGATAGTGAACCAATGTGGTGTGTGGTGATGTTCGATCTGCCTGTTAAATCTAAGAAACAAACTAGTGAAGCGAACAAATTCCGAAACCATCTCTTAGATCTCGGATTCTGCAGGTCTCAACTAAGCGTTTATGTCCAGTACTTCCCACTGTCTTCTAGAATCGCTTCGACCGTCAAACAAATAAAGACAGCTCTCCCAGAAGGTGGCGACATCAGGATAATTTCCGTCACTGATAATCAGTGGGCAAAAGCCATCAGATTTTCTAAGGCAGAGCCCGCTGGAGTAGAGGAAAAACCGTCCCAACTCGTAATTTTTTGA
- the cas1 gene encoding type II CRISPR-associated endonuclease Cas1 has product MNAGWRVIDCLNLHGSLRYSRGQLVISKVDADDVAIPLSQIAVVLIGSKSSISGAVLQKFGDYDIALLVCDWRGVPVSGAYPWNQHSRLGARQQAQAQLSVPKKKQAWTRIVAAKIHGQASVLKALQKNGANELVKLSRTVKSGDPENREAQAARKYWSCLSHDQAFSRLPGAGDPGWNSALDYGYTLLRGYGIRAIAGAGLSGTLGVFHHGRGNNWALVDDLMEPFRPMVDQIVFTTINYGDELAASQKTAISTALTWAFEADGKSLSTVFNEFGQHYGLYVEGAVRDLSVPRWEGILDASEG; this is encoded by the coding sequence ATGAATGCTGGATGGCGAGTAATAGACTGTCTAAATCTTCACGGTTCACTTCGATATTCTCGGGGCCAACTCGTCATCAGCAAGGTCGATGCCGACGATGTCGCTATACCCCTATCCCAAATTGCAGTAGTTCTGATCGGATCCAAGAGCTCAATCAGTGGTGCCGTGCTTCAGAAGTTTGGTGACTATGACATCGCATTATTAGTTTGCGATTGGCGGGGCGTTCCAGTGTCTGGGGCCTACCCATGGAATCAGCACTCACGGTTGGGTGCACGACAGCAAGCACAAGCGCAGCTCTCTGTTCCTAAAAAGAAACAGGCCTGGACTCGGATAGTCGCTGCCAAAATCCACGGTCAGGCGTCCGTATTGAAAGCTCTACAAAAGAACGGTGCCAATGAACTGGTTAAACTATCTCGCACTGTAAAGTCCGGGGATCCCGAGAATCGGGAGGCTCAAGCAGCCCGAAAATACTGGTCCTGCTTATCGCATGACCAAGCATTCTCGCGCTTACCCGGTGCCGGCGATCCTGGTTGGAATTCCGCATTGGATTACGGCTACACGCTTTTGCGTGGCTATGGGATTCGTGCCATCGCCGGTGCTGGACTCTCTGGAACACTCGGTGTGTTTCATCATGGCCGTGGAAATAACTGGGCTCTTGTGGACGATCTCATGGAACCCTTCCGCCCCATGGTGGACCAGATCGTATTCACAACCATCAACTATGGAGATGAATTAGCTGCTTCTCAAAAGACAGCAATTTCCACTGCTCTAACTTGGGCCTTCGAAGCTGATGGAAAATCATTAAGCACCGTTTTTAATGAATTTGGCCAGCACTATGGCCTGTATGTCGAGGGAGCAGTTCGTGATCTAAGCGTACCCCGTTGGGAAGGAATCCTCGATGCCAGCGAAGGATAG